CTCGGGAGGGATGAAGCGCAGGCTTATACTCGCACGGTCATTGATCAATAACCCGGAACTTTTGATACTGGATGAACCAACGACCGGACTTGACCCTCACAGCAGACATTCTGTATGGGATAAGCTGAATTATCTAAAATCAAAAGATACTACACTCATTCTTACAACCCATTACATGGAAGAGGCTGAGATATTGTGCGACAGGGTTGCTATCATGGATTCCGGAAAAATTATCACGGTCGATACCCCGTCAAGCCTGATGAACCGGCACGGAGGAAATCTTGAGGACGTTTATTTGAAACTCACTGGAAAGGCACTGAAGGATTAACAGATGAAAATCAAACGTGCATTCAGGGTGTGGCAAAGGAATTTCACGGTTTATACAAAGCTGTATAAGTCGAGCATAGCCCTTAATTTTGTCGAACCCATATTGTATCTTGCCGCATTAGGGCTCGGACTTGGTGCATTTGTCCAGCAGATAAACGGAGTGCCGTATATAAAATTTATCGCACCCGGTATCATTGCATCTTCTTCGATGTTTGCTGCTATATATGAATGCACTTATGGCACATATGTCAGGATGACTTACCAGAAGACTTTTGATGCGATACTTGCAACACCGGTCAACCTTGATGACCTTATTGCAGGAGAACTCATGTGGGGTGCTACAAAAAGTCTGCTCTATGGAACGATAATAATCATCGTTATCTCTCTGTTTGGACTTGTTGATTCACCATTGATAATACTTTCAATCCCTGTCCTTTTCATAACAGGATTGATCTTTGCGGAGATATCAGTTATATTTACAGCCATCATACCGGGCATAGATTCATATAATTATTTTTATACGCTCTTAATGACGCCGATGTTTCTCTTTTCAGGCATTTTCTTCCCCCTGAATAATCTCCCGCCGGTTGTTTCAAAGATCGCCTTTTTCACTCCCCTGTACCATCTCGTAAATATCTGCCGGGGATTGGCATCAGGGCAATTGGCTGTCTGTACGTGGGATACGGTATGGATCATTGCTGTTGTAGTTCTTCTCGCTCCATATCCTTTCAGGCTCATGCGGAGGAGGATAGTAAAATAAAGATGCACATTGCTATCAAAATATTTAACTATATGGCTGGATGCTGAATAAACACAATGACGACACCTTATAAAATTAATCCACGTAATATCTTCCATCTATGGATATATGAGCGTTATCCATAATACCTTTATGAACAAAAAGAGGTCTGCCATATTAAATATCCTGTCGATTCATTGTGTTTATGATGCATACAGCCATAGCTCCATTGCTCTGCACATCATGTGCGCAGACAGTTGGGGATAAACCACAGTCTGCAGAAGATGTTTTCTTCCCGACGGAGAAAGAGTGAAAGTCGAAGTTTTTGCGGAAAATCTGCGGATAGCCTGGTCGTTGCTTTTTCTTCCTGACGGCAGTGCACTGGTAAGCGAGCGGCCCGGACGGGGCAGGTATTCTCCGAAACTTTCCGGAAGGGACACCGACTAATGTGGGTGGGTTATTTACGGCAAAGCCAAAATCTGCGGAGTTTGTCCGCCAGATCGTGGCAAAGCATTTCTGGCGGTAAACGGAAGTAACAGGCGAACAACCGCATCAACTCGGGCTGGCAATTCCGCTACGCTCCATTGCCAGCCGGTTTATGCGGGGCGTTAGCCACATAGGAATTTATGAGCAATTTGTCAAAAGATGAATTTGGACTTATCAAATCCGCCTTTTAACAACACTGGATGCATGCACGCCACGTTGAAAACGAGCGCCTCTGTTTAACAAACATTTTTCCCATTGTTTTCGCGGGTTCGTTAGCAGTGATAAGAGGCGAAAAAAGGGACAGCGACTATTTATGAGCTAGGCGAATGATCTTGATATAACTGGCGCTGACACTATTTCTTTTCTTTAAGTCGATAACGGAAGAGACAGGTAAGGATTTGGGAGAACTAATAAGCCGTAAAGGCGATCTACGGCAAATAGCTATGGAGCTGCTTTACCGATTAGGTGGTTTGAGAGGGCCTAAGATAGGAGAGATATTCAGGATAGGTTATACATCTGTAAGCCAGGAGAGAATAAGGCTAAGAGAGAGGATTCTGAGTGAAAGAAGAATTCGAGAAGTGATTAATCTAATAGAAAGAAAATTGTGAATATTGAAGAGTTGACCCCTTTACCCCCTTGTTATGCCTTTTTATAAGCTATTTTCATTGACAAATAACTTCAAATTCTCATATGCTTCATGAAGTAATAAAATATAATAAAAAATAATGTTATACGTAATTATGAAACAAAAAATGAAGGAAAATAAAGTATGTCTGATAACCGTTTGATAGAAATATTTGAAGATGAAAATCTTGTTAGTAGAATCAAAAGACGCTTACCATATTTATTTCAGCTTGCCGAATTAGAGAGCTCACGAGCAGGCAAAACTGGCATGGAAGTTGGCTCGGTTCGTGAAAGGATAATTGTTGCCTTGCTTATTTATAATTTTGGTGAGGACAATGTGGAAACAGAGGTCCCAATTACAGAGCCAGAAGTAGATACAAAATTGTTTGGAGAACCAGTATCTATTAAAACAATTACTGGTAAAAGTTTGAGCGGAGTAAAACTTATTTGGACAGTTGACGCGAAGAAAGCAAAAGAATTTCGTGAAAACTACTATCCTTACTGTGATATTCTGCTTGTTCAAATAAATTGGAATGATGTTGGAGGATTTTATTATATTCCGTTAGATGTCCAGAAAAGGCTTTTTGATAGGATAGGCAGAAACAATTATATTAAACTTCCAAAACCCGGGACAAACCCAAGAGGTGTTGAAATTACAAAAGAAGCTTTATTAAATTTGGTTAGAGACAGTAAGTCAAGGAGTATCTCAATAAATTGGCAAAGGACAAAAATAGAGTTCAATTCCTATAAAAGATGGGTTGATCTATGGAGGGAAGAATAAAATGGGATTTAATCCAAGAAAAATAGGGACCAAGACAAGTGCCTTCGGTTCTCCTGGACGGATTAACCACGACTCCACACCTTTTTATGCAAGCAAATTATATGAGGGATTACCAAAGGAGGAAATAGTCAAG
The DNA window shown above is from Nitrospirota bacterium and carries:
- a CDS encoding ABC transporter permease, which gives rise to MKIKRAFRVWQRNFTVYTKLYKSSIALNFVEPILYLAALGLGLGAFVQQINGVPYIKFIAPGIIASSSMFAAIYECTYGTYVRMTYQKTFDAILATPVNLDDLIAGELMWGATKSLLYGTIIIIVISLFGLVDSPLIILSIPVLFITGLIFAEISVIFTAIIPGIDSYNYFYTLLMTPMFLFSGIFFPLNNLPPVVSKIAFFTPLYHLVNICRGLASGQLAVCTWDTVWIIAVVVLLAPYPFRLMRRRIVK
- a CDS encoding ThaI family type II restriction endonuclease, whose amino-acid sequence is MSDNRLIEIFEDENLVSRIKRRLPYLFQLAELESSRAGKTGMEVGSVRERIIVALLIYNFGEDNVETEVPITEPEVDTKLFGEPVSIKTITGKSLSGVKLIWTVDAKKAKEFRENYYPYCDILLVQINWNDVGGFYYIPLDVQKRLFDRIGRNNYIKLPKPGTNPRGVEITKEALLNLVRDSKSRSISINWQRTKIEFNSYKRWVDLWREE